In one Candidatus Scalindua japonica genomic region, the following are encoded:
- a CDS encoding B12-binding domain-containing radical SAM protein, which translates to MRVLFYYRGIEAPGVEYLMSYLKMKGHQVGLLFDPGLDDNLFLKLKFMKRFNQYEYLLEKARDFKPDILAFSIVTNIYPFINAILPTLKKELSVPVIAGGPHVSALPEYVLQNEHIDMACIGEGELAFAELLDKMERGVEIYDTKNIWFKKDGEIIKNDLRGLVEDLDQLPFPEKGPFYEYGCFHDNLEVVTGRGCPYNCTFCNIHFQRSQTKGKGNFLRQRSGANVIQEIKKHLELYDVKCITFHDDNFTSHPQWIEEFTELYRKEVNLPFYCFAYPTSVNREIISHLKRANCMQIFMGLESGDPNIRRDILKRPMSNERIISSANIIKDSGIRLQISGIFGFPEEKPESMWKTVELAETIAPDLITGYVFYPFPKTELFNYAVKSGYLGEEEVEMVKRGEGAIHHESILRHPEKKLASTLARLIPIYIKSPSLFKPLIKKIMVRKKARLALLIYLVSIPVALPFLGIEGIKVTLKMAWRAYHLRRKPLAQEDQVF; encoded by the coding sequence ATGAGGGTACTGTTCTATTACAGAGGGATTGAAGCGCCCGGGGTTGAATATCTTATGTCGTACCTCAAGATGAAAGGTCATCAGGTAGGGCTGCTGTTTGACCCTGGCCTTGATGACAATCTCTTTCTAAAACTCAAATTTATGAAAAGGTTCAATCAGTATGAATACCTCCTCGAGAAGGCCAGGGACTTTAAACCTGATATCCTTGCTTTTTCTATTGTTACTAATATATATCCTTTTATTAATGCGATACTCCCCACATTAAAAAAAGAGTTATCTGTCCCGGTTATTGCTGGAGGTCCACATGTATCAGCTCTCCCTGAGTATGTGCTTCAGAATGAGCATATTGATATGGCTTGCATAGGAGAAGGGGAATTAGCTTTTGCGGAGTTACTGGATAAAATGGAGAGGGGCGTAGAAATATATGATACTAAAAATATATGGTTCAAAAAAGACGGCGAGATAATTAAAAATGATCTCAGGGGCCTGGTAGAGGATCTTGACCAATTGCCGTTCCCGGAGAAAGGTCCATTTTATGAATACGGATGTTTTCATGACAACCTGGAGGTAGTGACGGGGAGGGGGTGCCCCTACAATTGCACATTTTGTAATATCCATTTTCAGCGTAGTCAGACAAAAGGGAAAGGAAATTTTTTACGGCAAAGAAGCGGCGCCAACGTTATACAGGAAATAAAAAAGCATCTGGAACTATATGATGTAAAGTGCATAACATTCCATGATGACAACTTCACTTCGCATCCGCAGTGGATAGAGGAATTTACAGAACTTTATAGAAAAGAGGTGAACCTGCCTTTTTACTGTTTTGCCTATCCAACTTCGGTTAACAGGGAGATTATATCTCACCTGAAACGCGCAAACTGTATGCAGATTTTTATGGGACTAGAGTCTGGGGACCCGAATATTCGCAGGGATATTCTAAAGAGGCCCATGTCTAATGAGCGGATAATAAGTTCTGCAAATATCATAAAGGATTCCGGTATTAGGCTGCAAATTTCAGGTATATTCGGATTTCCTGAGGAAAAACCTGAGTCCATGTGGAAAACAGTTGAGCTGGCAGAAACCATAGCTCCAGACCTGATAACCGGCTATGTATTTTATCCTTTCCCGAAGACTGAATTATTTAATTACGCAGTCAAGAGCGGATATCTTGGTGAGGAGGAAGTTGAAATGGTAAAAAGAGGCGAAGGTGCAATCCATCATGAAAGTATCCTCAGGCATCCTGAGAAGAAATTGGCCTCTACGCTTGCCAGGCTCATCCCGATATACATTAAATCGCCATCTCTATTCAAGCCACTAATTAAGAAAATCATGGTCAGAAAGAAGGCCAGGCTGGCCCTTTTGATTTATTTAGTATCAATTCCTGTCGCCTTACCTTTTCTGGGTATAGAAGGGATAAAAGTAACTCTCAAGATGGCCTGGCGTGCATATCATTTGAGGCGCAAGCCGTTAGCTCAAGAGGATCAGGTGTTTTAA
- a CDS encoding B12-binding domain-containing radical SAM protein has protein sequence MKVLFYYRGIESIGVEYLMSYLKMKGHNVELIFDPGLDDNHFLKLKFMKKFNQYESLLEKAKSFDPDIIAVSIPTNLYPFVNRIIPLLKKELPVPIIAGGPHVSSLPEYVLENENIDMICIGEGEEAFAELLDKMEKKLNIYDTKNMWFKKEGRIIKNGTRNLIADLDQLPFPDKSLFYEYGCFYDNLEMVTGRGCPFKCTFCNIHFQRSLAKDKGSFIRRRSIPNIIQELNEHLNRYDIKYISFHDDNFTTSIDWIEEFAELYKKEINLPFYCFAYPTTVNKEIVSQLKNANCMQIFMGMDSGDPDIRKNLLKRPMSDERIEMSAKIIKDSGIKLQLSTIFGFPEETPESMWKTLHLAEKVNPDIASGYIFYPFPKTELYEYSIKKGYLGNEEIERIKRGEGGYHHGSILKHPYKKLAVTLSKLIPVYNKTPSMFRPLIKWLMARECTKLALVIYIISIPIAFPFLGIDGIKVTLRMAWKAYRMKVKTARRGN, from the coding sequence ATGAAGGTACTTTTTTACTACAGGGGAATTGAATCTATCGGAGTGGAATATCTTATGTCCTATCTGAAAATGAAGGGACATAATGTAGAACTGATTTTCGACCCCGGGTTGGATGATAACCATTTCCTGAAACTTAAGTTCATGAAAAAATTTAATCAGTATGAATCCCTCCTGGAAAAGGCTAAAAGTTTTGATCCAGACATTATCGCGGTTTCCATTCCGACTAATTTATATCCTTTTGTTAATAGAATAATACCTCTCTTGAAAAAGGAATTACCCGTCCCCATAATAGCGGGCGGTCCGCATGTATCAAGCCTTCCTGAATATGTTCTGGAGAACGAAAATATTGACATGATATGCATTGGAGAAGGGGAAGAGGCGTTTGCAGAGCTTTTGGACAAAATGGAGAAAAAATTAAACATCTATGATACAAAAAATATGTGGTTTAAAAAAGAGGGAAGAATTATCAAAAACGGTACCAGGAACTTGATTGCAGACTTGGACCAGTTGCCTTTTCCTGATAAAAGCCTGTTTTATGAATATGGATGTTTTTATGATAATCTCGAAATGGTAACCGGAAGAGGGTGCCCATTCAAATGCACATTTTGTAATATCCATTTCCAGCGCAGTTTGGCAAAGGACAAAGGTAGTTTTATACGCAGAAGAAGTATTCCAAATATCATACAGGAACTTAATGAACATTTGAATCGATATGATATAAAATATATATCATTCCACGACGACAATTTCACTACGAGTATCGATTGGATAGAGGAATTTGCAGAACTTTACAAGAAAGAGATTAATCTTCCTTTTTATTGTTTTGCGTATCCTACAACAGTTAATAAAGAAATAGTATCACAACTTAAGAACGCAAACTGTATGCAGATATTTATGGGTATGGATTCAGGCGATCCGGATATTAGAAAGAATCTTCTCAAAAGGCCTATGTCTGACGAGCGAATAGAGATGTCAGCTAAAATCATAAAAGATTCAGGTATAAAACTGCAATTGTCAACTATATTTGGATTTCCGGAAGAGACCCCGGAGTCAATGTGGAAAACCTTACACCTTGCGGAAAAGGTAAATCCTGATATCGCATCAGGCTATATATTCTATCCCTTTCCAAAAACAGAACTATATGAATACTCTATCAAAAAGGGGTATCTTGGTAATGAAGAAATCGAGAGGATCAAAAGGGGTGAAGGTGGTTATCATCATGGCAGTATTCTTAAACATCCTTACAAAAAATTAGCCGTGACACTATCTAAGCTTATACCTGTTTATAACAAAACTCCATCAATGTTCAGGCCTTTAATAAAATGGCTCATGGCCAGAGAATGTACAAAGCTGGCTCTTGTTATTTATATAATCTCTATTCCTATAGCTTTTCCATTTCTGGGTATTGACGGTATAAAAGTGACTCTTAGAATGGCCTGGAAAGCATATAGGATGAAGGTGAAGACAGCAAGGCGTGGGAATTAA
- a CDS encoding radical SAM/SPASM domain-containing protein, translated as MDVRTDNQGLNGQEFKKQSIVLESRPTRAWISFAGKCNLKCAHCPRASYNESDLSSNDMSLELFEKLKILFPLLEKCKIGGNNLGEQLLAEHWERFSDCIGKYPFERYLVTNGLLLDSEKITQLVRNGWSIDFSTEGATKETYRSIRGGNFDKFIAVIQECCNQKKSHGSTNAKVRIGFTAFYDNISELLLLIRTGADLGVDEILVSHLIPTKECQRNQSLVYHKGLSNSIFNEARTLAQELGISLKLPPPFPIRKMKGENGSMEETTSQWANKLCHHPWTSISVDENGVVMPCCVFDTPMGNLQEEGFEEIWNNRRYQRLRKTVNSNPTGKCRNCPLRGREYTGMNCNDDLALLSVIGIADHIDTGYFLRLKVREVFGQTGWGKKMLHKIKSINKRFTF; from the coding sequence ATGGATGTAAGAACTGATAATCAAGGGTTAAACGGTCAAGAGTTTAAAAAGCAGTCTATTGTTCTTGAGTCAAGACCAACTCGCGCGTGGATTTCATTTGCAGGTAAATGTAACCTTAAGTGTGCCCACTGTCCCCGAGCAAGCTATAATGAGTCGGATTTGAGTTCCAATGACATGTCACTGGAACTATTTGAAAAACTTAAAATCCTTTTTCCATTACTGGAAAAATGCAAGATTGGAGGCAATAACCTTGGCGAACAGCTTTTAGCTGAACATTGGGAACGTTTTTCAGATTGTATTGGTAAATATCCTTTTGAGCGTTATTTAGTAACAAATGGGTTACTTTTAGATTCTGAAAAGATTACTCAATTAGTAAGAAATGGCTGGAGTATCGATTTTTCTACTGAAGGTGCTACAAAAGAGACCTATCGAAGCATAAGAGGTGGTAATTTTGACAAATTTATTGCTGTTATTCAAGAATGTTGTAACCAGAAGAAATCTCATGGATCAACTAACGCTAAAGTAAGGATTGGTTTTACCGCTTTTTATGACAATATCAGCGAATTATTATTACTTATAAGAACTGGTGCTGACCTGGGAGTGGATGAAATTTTAGTATCACACCTTATACCTACAAAAGAATGTCAAAGAAATCAATCCCTCGTGTATCATAAAGGGTTGTCTAACTCTATTTTTAACGAAGCAAGGACCCTGGCTCAAGAATTGGGAATTTCACTTAAACTGCCTCCGCCATTTCCCATCAGGAAAATGAAGGGCGAGAATGGGTCTATGGAAGAGACAACCAGTCAATGGGCAAATAAATTGTGTCATCATCCATGGACATCTATCAGTGTAGATGAAAATGGTGTTGTTATGCCATGCTGTGTTTTTGATACACCGATGGGTAATCTGCAGGAAGAAGGTTTTGAAGAGATCTGGAATAACCGAAGGTATCAGAGACTGAGAAAGACCGTTAATTCAAACCCCACTGGTAAGTGCAGGAATTGCCCACTCAGGGGAAGAGAATATACAGGTATGAATTGCAACGATGATTTGGCGCTATTAAGCGTAATAGGCATAGCAGATCATATTGACACCGGCTACTTTCTCCGTTTGAAGGTAAGAGAAGTTTTTGGTCAAACAGGGTGGGGTAAAAAAATGCTGCATAAAATAAAGTCTATCAATAAAAGATTTACATTTTAG